From one Triticum aestivum cultivar Chinese Spring chromosome 4B, IWGSC CS RefSeq v2.1, whole genome shotgun sequence genomic stretch:
- the LOC123093495 gene encoding aquaporin TIP1-1, which yields MPVSRIAVGSHREVYEVGALKAALAEFISTLIFVFAGQGSGMAFSKLSPDGAATPAGLISAAIAHAFALFVAVSVGANISGGHVNPAVTFGAFVGGNITLFRGLLYWIAQLLGSTAACFLLRFSTGGLPTGTFGLTGIGAWEAVVLEIVMTFGLVYTVYATAVDPKKGSLGTIAPIAIGFIVGANILVGGAFSGASMNPAVSFGPALVSWEWGYQWVYWVGPLIGGGLAGVIYELLFISRTHEQLPTTDY from the exons ATGCCGGTCAGCAGGATCGCCGTGGGGAGCCACCGTGAGGTGTACGAGGTCGGCGCCCTCAAGGCGGCGCTCGCCGAGTTCATCTCCACGCTCATCTTCGTCTTCGCCGGCCAGGGCTCCGGCATGGCCTTCA GCAAGCTGAGCCCCGACGGCGCGGCGACCCCCGCCGGCCTGATCTCGGCGGCGATAGCGCACGCCTTCGCCCTGTTCGTGGCGGTGTCCGTGGGCGCCAACATCTCCGGCGGGCACGTGAACCCGGCCGTGACCTTCGGCGCCTTCGTGGGCGGCAACATCACCCTCTTCCGCGGCCTGCTCTACTGGATCGCCCAGCTCCTGGGCTCCACCGCCGCCTGCTTCCTCCTCCGCTTCTCCACCGGCGGGCTCCCCACCGGCACCTTCGGGCTGACCGGCATCGGCGCGTGGGAGGCGGTGGTGCTGGAGATCGTCATGACCTTCGGGCTGGTGTACACGGTGTACGCCACCGCCGTGGACCCCAAGAAGGGCAGCCTGGGCACCATCGCGCCCATCGCCATCGGCTTCATCGTGGGCGCCAACATCCTGGTCGGCGGCGCCTTCTCCGGCGCGTCCATGAACCCCGCCGTCTCCTTCGGCCCCGCCCTCGTCAGCTGGGAGTGGGGGTACCAGTGGGTGTACTGGGTCGGCCCCCTCATCGGcggcggcctcgccggcgtcatctACGAGCTGCTCTTCATCTCCCGCACCCACGAGCAGCTCCCCACCACCGACTACTAA